GGATCTGCCCGGCAATAGCACGAACAAAGAATCGGTATCACCATATACGACACGGGCATTCCATCGCTTTGTAGATTCTACCAATTTTATCGCACGCTCTAGGGTTTCCCTCGCCTTGCTGACGATGCTGTCACCGATCTGCAAATTTCAGAACATTTAAAGCATAATACATGCACAGATGGTCAAGATCTCTTGAAGCTAGCATAATCATTGAGAATTTGCCCCCATCATGAATGGAATAAAGTCCACTAGAAAGAATACCTTTGTAAACAATTGAAATGTGTTTATCAATTTgcgaattttcattattgtcaGAATAGAAGGCTCTGCTATATAAATGCCAAGTAAAAGAAGCTGTGTGTGCATTTTCACTTCTTGGGTCAAATATCACTTCAAATCATGTTACCTCGATACAAGGCATCCGTCCGCTAAAGTTAGCATGTGTGTATCCAAACGTTACATTAGCAAGCAATTTCAATCCACGTTGTCTAGAATTAAGAGCTCTTTGGAGTGTGTGAGCGGTTTGTGAGTGATCCTTCATGGCTTTTTTCACCATTAATCTAGTGTCCAGGTATTCGGTCAGCATTCGAGGAAGTATTCCCATTCGAATTTCTGGCTTGACGAAAGCAACGCCACTGGGTGAAAAGTTTATATTCTTACCCAATTTCTGAATTGTGCGCTTAGTTACTTTCAATGTTGTTGCACCAAATTCAAAGGGTTCAGACCtattggaagaaaaaactaTATCAATATAACAAGGACCCATGTCTATATCTTTACAAACAGACAAGCTCTGTTGTAAAACGGAAAACAGACAGATGTGCACGATTTTACACTTTAATCGTTAAGTCTTTCATGCTATTGGAGTTTATTGTAAATCAATCGACCCTGTTAATGAAGACGTTCCTTgacatgggaaaaatttcaatccatGACGATATCTGCAATTCAATATTCATGGGTTACACACTCACTGGCCAATGTTTTCAATACGTCCGAGGCATGTTGAAAAGCAGTAGTTGTGAGCAATGATGATGCTAGGGTAAAGACTTTGAAAGTCCAGTACGATCAATGGGTCGCTGTAAAATACAGATTCTGGTTCCATTATAAGTGGCAGGGATTCGGGTGCACGCATGGTAGCTCGTTGTTGCGGAGATGGAGATACCGGTACATAGTTGGACGGCTTTGCCAATCTTAGCATGACGGACTCGACTTGAAACTGCGAACCACGCGAAAAGACTTCGAAAAACTGTATCCCATAAAGGCGTGCGAATTCGGTGGTTTTGCCTAACATACAAGAATCGTTGCCCTTAATGTATCGATTATATCATTATTGCACATTAATATTCTTGAAAGTAGGACACGCAAAGTAATCACCAATGATATCGAGTTgttcgataattttcaatatgcCCACCACCTTAGTGATGTAATGGTCAACAACCAGAGATCGTGCTTTGATTGTCCGATGCTCCCACCACTGCGTCAATGTTGCAAACGATGGACGGCTCAGTCTCTGATGCATCACGTGATACATTATGTTCTCAAACGTATAACTCTGCAAAGCTGGCAATGTGTTactttaaaatttgaattcgcCTTAGGGGATACTCATTCTTACTTCTAACGATTTTGTATTACAAGTTGTCGGTGATCAAGCTTTATTGATGGATGAACGTATGTATGTTTCCCCTTACCTATTTCATGTCTCATGATTCTCCAAACATCTAGTACAATACGGCCTggcatttttatttccgtcAAGATGCTCAACTCGGTCGTTTGTGGCTCCCATGCACGTTGGATGCCAGGAATTCTGGAGACCTTCGGTGCTAAATTGATGCCAATATTCGCCGCCCTCTGGAATAAGTATCCCCACGACAAAGATTCCAGTTCCCATCCAACTAGAATATCTGGGTCAGTTTTCTTGACAACAGTCAAAAGATTCTCGAAAAGACCTTCTTCGCTGAGTGCATAAGAAACTGAATGCATTACCCCAGACTTTTTAAGGTACTCTGATGATTTTGAAGGGTCATATGATGGATCGCTCACCAGAACACCTATAGTGCAAATTGCATTCCATGATGCAATAATACACACAATGAAAAAATGCCAGATCGACACTGTTCTTTGCAAATACCACAAATTAATAGTTTTGTCAAGTGCACTCTCTTATTTAATTGAAGTAAAATATATGGCTGCATTGTTCAGTTTGGtaagattgaaatttagtcTTTCAATACCACGTAATTTTTCCAGATTTGTACCGCcttgtaaattgaaattgatacaTCACCTTTATCAGTAGACGTAAAATCTGATGCAGCAGGTGCGTCATTGTGAATGGCATAGAATATTGCTCGAATTGGATCATGTTGGGGATCAGGTAAAAGATCTCCGCGAGTAGCTACATGGACCTCCAAGCAAAGTACCGTCAAGAATTGATgctgaaaatagttaaaagGTGAAATTGACAAATTTAGCACTAATTAACAGCCCGGTAAGGTgtgattgaagaaaaaatgacaatGTTGATACTCACGGCAGTGAGTGGTTTGATATCTTGTAAATTTTCACATGGTATTTTAAAATGGTCTGTCTGTGAGGAACTTTCAATTTGACCACAAGAGATACCAAGTAGTCTGGATAACTCGACATCATGAGTCGGCAAAGAAGCATCCATCCCAGTCAcatcttttccttttttattcgGCTGGTCATTATTCTGGTTCGCGGCATTCGTCATTCTTTCTTGAGACGTGGAGTGTTTGTCGAGTTTTGATGATGCAGAGTGATTACAATGTTCAACAGCAAGTTTGGTTCCACTGTCACTGAAATCTTTAGTTACCGatgtttttttcaagtattcttTTCCTCTTGACCATATTTTTACTCTTTGCGGCAGTGGAGCCGTGGCCAGTGGTACGATCACAGTTTTATTTTGACTAGCAAGGTTTTGCCTGACTTtggatttttcaatattgGCTCCGGAAGGATAAACCTCTTCGACTTTCATTGCTCGCCAGAATCTGATGCTGGTGACACCTTCTAAATTTGGTCCAAATTGTGGCAGGTCAACAACTCTTTTGCTTGGTACTTTAAGTATTTTGTGAGCGACTTCCTTACGATTGGTCACATCCATATAATTGCTAAAGAATGGATCTTTATTCCTGCATACAGGTATACCATAAGTCTCCATTGTTTTAACAATATTGTCGAACTTTGGAGGATTGAATTTAGGCACGATAATAACTTCCTTGCCAGTTCTTATTGTGTCTTCAACAATACTTTCACATCTTGAAATCAATCTGGCATTTCGTTTCCGCTGTGTGTCCAAGTATTGTGTAAACGTTACATTGCAAATATCTTCCTGGTCTGTACCACAGCTTGAATGACAATGTTCTCTCTGGTTTTCACTAACATTCATCATTACTTCAGGAATCTGCAGTTGCTGCACTTTTTGCATTTGATTGCTACACTTGTTTCCATCAATAGTTGCCATAAGATTTACCTGTCGAACTTTTGTCAAGTTGCGAGAAGAGGTAAAAATTATACTAAGCGGAGAGTAACTCCGAGATGGACGACCTCCTGGGCTGTTTAGCATTGGTGACCCCTTTGGCAATTGATTCCTTGGGGATGATAGAAGACTCAGTTTTCTACTTTTTGCAGGTGATCTCGAGGTTTCACAAATCTCATTTTTTCGTTTGCTAGGAGTAACGTTCACAAGTTTTTCTTGATTGCTACGACCTTTAGATTTATAGTCGCAAATACGTTTCTCTTGTCTTTGCAGCGTAACGTCCTGTTCAAAGTCCGAATCCTCCGAACTGAAATCTGCAGGTCCGTCACACTGAGGAATTGTATTGTCACAAGTTGAACCAGTATCCGAATTATTGTCAGTATCAACATCAAATACTGACAAATCACGAAGATAATCGAACGTGGACGACTTGTCAGACATGTCCTTATCTGTTTTTGAATTTGGTGATTTTTGCAAACACTCATCACCTTGTGACCAACTCAATGAATCTAACTGCAACAACGTTAGATTCAAGTCGTTATTATCATCTTCTTTGTCTTCGTCTGAGCAATCATTGTTCCCATGATTTTCATTGATTGTATGTTGTGAACCCAGCAGACTGTCGTCATCCACCTTTAAGCCACAGATATTTTCATCCGCCAACTCATTCAATATATCCAACAAGGGGACATCTGTAGGATCcactaaaaaatatatttagatAGATTAgcatatataaatgaaatactCTGGCTAATGTTCTAAGTGCAAAATACTGACATTTCAATCTCAGATCAAAAACCATCTGTATACTGTTCTGAAAAGCTGGCCCAATTCTCATATATGAGAATTGTGAGTCTGGGTctgtttaaattttgaaaaaatatcgaagcTTTACTCACGTACACTACAGTCAGCGGATGGGGTAAAAGTCTCTGTTAATGACGCTAGTGACCCTGAGCCCAATGGTAGGTCATCGAAAACTAGTTCGCTTCGACGCTTAGACAACTCTTCGTCGATACTTCTACTACGCGGCCCCACATGGTGCTCAAGATAAGAAGCACTCAGTAAATTACTATCCGCATCTGTTTCGAGAGGATATGAACTCTGATTTCTTCCACTTTCTGTTATTGAGCTATTGTCCATCTGCAATTACAGACGCAAGGTGTACaacatttgaatttgaataagtCGGACAAAAGAATTTGATAAGTGGGACAGAATGTACATTAGACGCAAATTTGCCATTCACTTAAGTTAGCTAATGTTGAAAACGAAAACGGAGATTGACTAGATGTAAATACTTGGAAAATAACCTGTGAGAGTGTCAATAATCTTTGAGCTAGTCTTTGTTGTTGGTATATGTCATTTTCAGTGGCTTTGAAAACTGGTCTGGTCGGGCTCTGTGGTTGGACAAGCTGAGAATCACCGCCGCTAAGACCCAGTTGCACCCGTCttgctttttcttcctccCATATAGCCATCAATCCCGGATTAAGTGCCAGCTCCCCCTCAATTTCTACTCGATTCAGAATATCTGAAGCCAAGGTATCTACTTCGAACTTGCATGTACTTTGTGGTGTGATTTCATGCGGCAGGTAATCTAGCTCGTTGGTGAACGGAGAAGTGGCCTCAGAGCAATTTTCAGAGTATGTTCCAGATGCTGCTCTAATTGGCAACCGATATCTGACGTGACGCAGCTCTATCATGCTCATGCCGTGTAAATTGTAATCTATCATAAACTGTTGCACATATGGGATGTGTGCTTCGTGTGGCTGGAGGCGATCACTAAATACAGCACCATTCTAAAATTTACAGTATTATTAAACAGAGCTGTTAATCTTATGTAAAGCTACCCTTTTTTTACCCAGATAAGTAGGGTCACATATTGAATACTGGCCACCTGATTTTTGAACAATGGAGCGCTGATATGGCCattattcaataaattacCATGTATAATATCtcatttttaacgattttcttctttcaaaagTGTAACAATAGGCGACTGTAATTGACTAGAAAAATGGATTCAAAATTGATAGGAAAGTATACGAAATTTCAACAcattaatttttgcaattaaGTACCTGTAATAGATTAGCTGCTCTTTTGACCATTGTGGGATTATAGAAATAGACCTTGAAGTACTGGTGTTCCTTTTCGTGATAACCGTAGAGTGGCCTGCATTAATTTAATACAGCCAATACATTAGAATGACCAATTTGCAATACATAATCTGATATTTCGCTTTTtgtattattactattattggtGCGCCGACAAAGCTGACAAGACTTACATGCCGGATATAAGTTGAACTTTGAATACATGTTGATTCCGAGAAGATGCAGATCCCAGGGAAACATTTATAGCAGCGTCCAAAGATGCTGCCAAACGATAGCCAAGCCTGTCGCTGTCAACACCTCCTGTGTGCGGCacataaaaatatggaaacaCACCGTGCACATGCAAACATGTCTTCACTCCTAAACAGAAAGTAGAGTAAGAATTGGAACAATTTGGATTCCTGGGTTTTTACGACGAAATTTACGCACCATTCAGGGTCGATCCAAATACTCTGACAATAGGTACATGTTTGATCTCAGCACCGCGATATTCCGAATAAACGGGATCCAAGGAGGGTATCGGAATAGCCTGATAATATTCCGCGGAAACCAATCGCACTGCGAAATTTGCTCTTGTTTGATCCAACGTCATCTTGACATTTCGCTGTGAAATGTCTTACGGATAACCAGGGGCTTGTGTTTGCCGAATGTTTTCCTCTTAGAGCTTGGACGTGGCTCAGAAGACCGGTATGGTATGGCCCACCGTCCAGTCGAGTCCTTTTAATTAACCAGAGTAATCATCGCGAAGTCAGGCTGCGACGGCTGTAATTGACGCGACGACTTGTCAGCTAACCTGTCACGGGCATGAGAGATTAGTGGAAGTGCCATCTCTCTTGCACCGGTGCAGTCTTTCGAAAAGCTTGAACACCGGATATCAGTGTCTCTTTCGCACGTGTTTTTTACAAATCGGTGACATTAGACTTTTGTTTACATTGTCCCGCGCAGTGGCTAGTAGTAAGAGACAGCACTTCACCTCCGAGCTATCTCTCTCTCCAGTACTCCCACCCCGCCGGAGATCAGAGCTTGTgtccacggtcttacatacaggtcttaCAACGAACGTGGTGGGGGGTTGTCAGTTTACGTCCGAAACAAAAGTACAACTTATGGCCACAAGAGCGGCGCTACGAGTTATTCATAAgcttataattattatttggcgGAACCCTAACCAATCTTTTTGATATTCATAGAATAACTGACAGCGCCGCGTAGTGGTCAGTAGTGGCAAAAAAAATCTGGACAATAACGCGGCTACCCCCACCACTCAAATTTCAGTTCGTGCAAGGCCTATGTAAGACCGTGCCGTGAACACACCGTAGTCGTGCAACCACACAATATTGCATTGGTAACAACTCATTGTCACAACCATAGACGTTGACCGCCGTAGTTATGATTAGTTATTATTTAACCGCGTGGAAAGCTGCGTGCGCGGTACGCTGCAAATTGGAAGAATGACAACATTGATAACATACCGTGATACTCTACGCATACGAACCCGGCGTATGTAAACGCGCATCATGACAACTTTGGAGAACTATCAACTGCTCCACCCGGAGTTGTTGACGGAGGACGCTCTAATTCAAGTCCTGAGGGATGTAAGTTGCGATTATTTCACTAGTCTTCAAttctcaaagttttttttcggTAACAAATACTCATCTTGTGTACTTTACCGTTCCTTTAACCCACAGAGATGCGTCGAAGAACCTCAGTTAAAGTCAGCAACGAGGAATGAACtcgttgaattattcaaacgaGTCGCTCTGCCGCTACCGCAAAGAACATTTGACGACAGCACGCATATGGGCAGAAAATTAATGAGCTTGCAGAGAAGAATGGATAAGCGAGGAGCGAGTGCGGTGTATGTGTTTTTTTATATCCCAATTGGTGGACACCAATTTCGatcaaaattttaccaaatcAATTGATATCCACAAGCTTGTGATATTATCTTGTTTGCCAGAAAAATTACCTCAACGTCTGATGGTCCGTCCAATGTTGGATCAACACTTAGTAATAACGATTGTAATTCGATGCACGCTGGGAACGTTAATAGCAGACTGAAACCACCACTCGAGATTATAGGTagtgaaacgaagaaaatccGTCTGTCTAAATCACCGGTAACTCCAAAGGCACTTGGCCAAAATACCAAACAAAAACGTAAAGAGGTAAGGAAAGGTAAAATTGCATTGACCTGTATTAGAATCGCATTAAACTTCAACGGTAATATTATGGGCGACTAGTTAATCGTAATTTTAAGAAAGTTTATTCATtaaatgtaattgtaatttcaGATTTCACCAGAACCGTTAGGTTGTAAAAAGCGGCAAAGAATTACATGGCCTTGACACTTGTAAAATCTGCATACGCATAGGATATTTTATTTGCTGATTATAGATGAAAGAAGACAGCAGAACACAATCGCAGTCACATCAACACAGtgtataattcaattttaatagaGAATGCTGTAACGAATCTGTGTTTCTACaataaaaactgattttcacaGGTCAGCTTGGATTACAGAAACCATGAAAATTCGGTATAAAATATGATATGAATATGTTAAACGGAAGCTATGAAATtcgttaatatttttaatgtaacGCAGTATGGtttacgcgtttttttttcgcctacaTTCCGTACATAATCGTTTCTGTGGTAGTACAAAAAGAGCATTAGAATACAGAAAAGTGCACTGTTACATCCTTGTATGAAAAGTACTTTTTTGTACTCtgctataaaaaaaattgtaaaccaCACTTTTGTTACATCAAGTATTGTGAGCACCATGTAGGCAGAGTCTTTTTGTCACGCGTATAACTCATATTGTAAACTTTGCGCTCAACGCCAAAAGCCGTACTTGCCTTCTTGGTACACAATCTACTActtcatttttaattacctCACGATTTTCCTGCAACAATCAGGTatgtgagaagaaaaaaaagttctacTCTATTCCGTCCAACGAGAAGATAGTCTTAGGATCGCGAGAAAACTCGCCTGTTTCGTTCAAGTCTCTGCCCGCTCTGCACCGGAATCTGGTCCCGCGTACTGACCGGGAGCGTATACGATACTGGGGAGCGCGCTACGCAGTACCCACTCTCTCCCTACCTCACTCGCCGATGCGCAAAGTAAGCGTATTTTCTCGTTGAACGGAGTTATAGGTGGAATAAGATATATATTATCTTAAGGTGGAAATATTAGGTTTTTTTAATCCAAAAAACCATGGCTGTCGAACTGATTACTAATAAATCAACTTTCGCACCATCCAGCTTTTGACTTCGACTTTACTAAGAACAGGCTCGCCTGTAAGACATGCGCCTTAAATAATAGAATCTTCACCTCTCAATTCGAAGTaacaaaattgtacaaattagGGTTACCCCTAGCCAATGTCACCGTTCATCATACTCGTGAATGATCGCAAGAGAAAATacgatatttatatacatcTATTCACAGAATCATACATAAAAGATGGActagtaaatttttacaaaagtgTTGACAGATGTTGTGCAAATCGGCCAAGGTGCATTACGGttccccaaaaaaaaatttgcctcGTCATGAGTGTCGATTACGGTTTGTCAAGGTTGGTAGAATTTTCATTAGCATGGATGCGACCCAGTCTTCGACTCATTACATTTAATTATGGGTATCTATAATGAATAACGATGTATTATTCCTTTGGAGTATTATAACAATTggatgtatttatttatacacattgTCTGTTCCGATAGACCAAAAATAGCAATACCATGTAATCTCTGTTAAATCATTCATATTACCGTTTTCACAATGTGGAGATATCATACACTTTAATTGACTAAAAAACATATGAAATAATAACTGGAAGCATCAAGTAGTCACACACGCACAGACATATAATGTAATTTACAATAATACAAACGCAATGACAGCTGTATGCCgattgaataataatgttggatcacaaaattttgactaGTTCTCAGAATATAAACATAACAAGAAAACTCAACACACATATGTACGCACACACGCACGGTTCCATAGCCTGCAGCGTAACATCTGCAGCCAGGCACATCTGAACACTGTAGAGTTTTTGTTTCACTTGTATTACACTAATTCCATTTTAGAATGGAGATAGTATATACACATTGTAGGGCATGAGGGGGCTGGTAACAGGGTTTTTTGTTGGTTTCTTCTACCAGGCTTGCCAGGGTTGGACATCTTTTGTTAGACAGGTGTTTCGTGATCAGTCTCTTCAATCCTCCCCAATCGCCAGGCATTTGGATCACCCGTAGTCGCTGTAAACCATCATGGGATTGCTATGTTTTGCTATGCCAGTAATTTTATACCGTAACTCGGAGTGATACCCAGATAGAAAATTAGTATAGGTACATGTTTTAATGCGAAATCTATGCGTATTTGGTATATGTTAGTTGGTAGCCTCCTTGAAAACTTACCACAGTAGTAGTATTTGATCCGTGGTAAGCCTAAAGGGAGAGAAGAGAAACATCATTATGACATCGATAGGATCTATAAGAACCTAGTAGAGTCCACGCTCTTCCAGATGTAAGGATATAATGCACAAGCCTACAGCGGTACAATAACAGATCAACCACTCcttggttaaaaatttatacagtaCAGATTATGTATAAGTATGCAAATATGATACAACAAACCTTTCTTTTTGTCGATATCTTGAATGAACCAAATATGCGTTGCGGGTATGACAAAAACGTAATAAAACGAACAGCAAACTTACCTAATTAAACAACCGGgtaaaaaataagaaccaTAAGGTGTGATGAGGCGAGGCAGGGTTACGTGCCACACGTGTGTGTTGGGGATTCTGCTGGGGAATTATTATTGCGAATCGGGCACAACGGGAGAACGTACGGAGCGTGAAGGTGCCTAGGATGATGAAGGGCGTTGTTCAGCACTTCGGGGCTCGTATACAGCAGCGGCACTCTTTCTTCTATACCGAAACCAAATAAAAACAGGTGCAAATTATAAAATGATAACAGGTGGAAATGATTCAATGGCGCGTGAAATGTGGATAACACGTAATGTTCTCAACGCATTTACTTCTATGATATGCTATCATTCTTCCAGTTTGACCTTCtgtaaaattttgtgaattcaGTTTTTTACCCAAACAAATAGTCTACTTAACAAACATTGTACAATTCAATGCCGGTAGCTTTTCTTCTGGATTAAGAATCACGTTTGGGAAgttggcaaaaaaattaccttGATATTAACCatggacaaaaaattttaataaactgTGAATATTCAATATTGACCTGTAAAAACCAACCCGCATTATTAATAATTCAGCTCTAGGCCAAACCCCAGAGTGATGCGACATCAAGCTTCAAATGAACACCTACTTAAAGCATGTGATGAGAGTGTTCAATTTATATACATCTGTGTGATTCATTATAGGTGCAGGTATGCACACGACTGGATCGTAGTACAAGTGTATGAAAATGCATTGCAACAAAGTCAAAATGCCACAAGCTCGTTAAATAATTGGTGGCCTGAATTATCACGTATTACGTAATAAATACTTACAGTCATTACGTGTCTGATTTGTACAACCAACAAAACAGCAGATATCAAGTATACGTGGGAACGTCCACGGtcgatattaaatttatacttGTAATACTAAAGTATATTTGTGCAGATAACGCAACTTGTCTCAAAAACCTGTGTACAACTTATAAGTATACCACGATTATCTAGTACTTAGTTACACACATATATCTGTACATaaacatatgtgtatatgtatccTGTacgtatttatgtatgtatggatACTTGGCCATCAAAGAGATATAAAAGTTTGTTTGAAAAGAATATCGTTAACAGTACATTCCAGGCATAATTTGAAGCTTATTTGCATTGTTGGCTGAAGTGCTTTCAATTACTCGAACAATCATTTCACAGAAACTTCTTCCGTCATTGACAAACAGTGAAAACAACAAACTTggtgaataatgaaaaataatgataaaaggAGAGAAATACATACCTTGTAGCTGCCGGTTAATAAGCGCAGTAATTCCTTGGCTGCCGTCCCCAGTGTTTTTCAC
The Neodiprion lecontei isolate iyNeoLeco1 chromosome 3, iyNeoLeco1.1, whole genome shotgun sequence DNA segment above includes these coding regions:
- the LOC107227286 gene encoding uncharacterized protein LOC107227286 isoform X2, translating into MTTLENYQLLHPELLTEDALIQVLRDRCVEEPQLKSATRNELVELFKRVALPLPQRTFDDSTHMGRKLMSLQRRMDKRGASAVKITSTSDGPSNVGSTLSNNDCNSMHAGNVNSRLKPPLEIIGSETKKIRLSKSPVTPKALGQNTKQKRKEVRKDFTRTVRL
- the LOC107227286 gene encoding uncharacterized protein LOC107227286 isoform X1, with amino-acid sequence MTTLENYQLLHPELLTEDALIQVLRDRCVEEPQLKSATRNELVELFKRVALPLPQRTFDDSTHMGRKLMSLQRRMDKRGASAVKITSTSDGPSNVGSTLSNNDCNSMHAGNVNSRLKPPLEIIGSETKKIRLSKSPVTPKALGQNTKQKRKEISPEPLGCKKRQRITWP